A genomic segment from Luteolibacter ambystomatis encodes:
- a CDS encoding DUF6985 domain-containing protein, whose product MNVPLLGRLRPEPDGSGWMACAPISVPLYEGLDLDANIEGIDEADAGEANAALQAFLALGTDGRREAQPYVYQHYLRIAKLFGDQLECHIDSPDDVWQHIHPCSLTLTKREEDDLIYVQICGGCDWDAEHGLQMIYRRGRQLSRVSGYDGHLTHSDAHGLTEDQDRIV is encoded by the coding sequence ATGAACGTGCCCTTGCTCGGAAGACTTCGTCCCGAGCCGGATGGTTCTGGTTGGATGGCTTGTGCCCCAATCTCAGTACCCCTTTATGAAGGGCTCGATCTGGATGCCAACATTGAAGGAATCGACGAAGCGGATGCGGGGGAAGCGAATGCCGCGCTTCAGGCGTTTCTCGCACTTGGCACCGATGGGCGGCGCGAAGCACAACCGTACGTCTACCAGCACTACCTCCGCATCGCAAAGCTGTTTGGAGACCAACTGGAATGCCACATCGATTCTCCCGATGATGTCTGGCAGCACATTCACCCGTGTTCCCTCACGCTGACAAAGCGGGAGGAAGACGATTTGATCTACGTCCAGATCTGCGGCGGATGCGATTGGGATGCGGAACACGGGCTGCAAATGATCTATCGAAGGGGGCGGCAGCTTTCACGTGTCAGCGGATATGATGGCCATTTGACCCATTCCGACGCCCATGGTTTGACCGAAGATCAAGATCGGATTGTTTGA
- a CDS encoding PspA/IM30 family protein, with product MFKRIANLFRGFIGLFVSGMEKRNPEALLELEKENLRTQIAQFNQGLAAHAGLCEKLIAQVKRQERDEQDLRARAAANLRAGNQRLAGEIALQLQNLRKELADNRGQLGDAEKTYKELVAARDSAIKTAREKIESLRRDLDGLKMQKALAEMNEMASGMLSSIGGSGDTLSRLHEMVEEQKTEAAGRARVARDSIDTTQFQAKQAEREALEDLALADLAAELGMATPTPSTPAAASAPVEKQMAPEQQQL from the coding sequence ATGTTCAAACGCATCGCCAATCTCTTCCGCGGCTTCATCGGCCTGTTCGTCTCCGGCATGGAGAAGCGCAATCCCGAGGCCTTGCTCGAACTGGAGAAGGAAAACCTCCGCACGCAGATCGCGCAGTTCAACCAAGGCCTCGCCGCGCACGCCGGGCTGTGTGAGAAGCTCATCGCCCAGGTGAAGCGCCAGGAGCGGGACGAGCAGGACCTGCGTGCCCGCGCCGCCGCCAACCTCCGCGCGGGCAACCAGCGCCTCGCCGGTGAAATCGCCCTCCAGCTTCAGAACCTCCGCAAGGAGCTCGCCGACAACCGCGGCCAGCTCGGCGATGCCGAGAAGACCTACAAGGAACTCGTCGCCGCCCGCGATTCCGCGATCAAAACCGCCCGCGAGAAAATCGAGTCCCTGCGCCGCGATCTCGATGGCCTCAAGATGCAGAAGGCTCTCGCCGAGATGAACGAGATGGCGTCCGGCATGCTGTCCTCCATCGGTGGCAGCGGCGATACATTGTCGCGTCTCCATGAGATGGTGGAGGAGCAGAAGACCGAAGCCGCAGGCCGCGCCCGCGTCGCCCGCGACAGCATCGATACCACCCAGTTCCAAGCCAAGCAGGCCGAGCGCGAGGCCCTCGAAGACCTCGCCCTCGCCGACCTTGCCGCCGAGCTCGGCATGGCGACCCCGACTCCCAGTACCCCGGCCGCCGCGTCAGCGCCGGTTGAGAAGCAGATGGCTCCGGAACAGCAGCAGCTCTAA